A window of the Oncorhynchus keta strain PuntledgeMale-10-30-2019 chromosome 21, Oket_V2, whole genome shotgun sequence genome harbors these coding sequences:
- the LOC118400440 gene encoding beta-crystallin B3-like — protein MSEQQGAPEQLAAGKSQGGAGATYKVVLFEFENFRGKKVELSAECKDVIEKECEKVGSVIVESGPWVAFECQAFGGEQFVLEKGEYPRWSTWTNSQTNNYLLSFRPLQVDSADHKLHLFDKPGYAGRKMEIVDDDIPSLWVHGFQDCVASVKALNGTWVGYMFPGYRGRQYVFELGDYKHWNDWGATAPQIQSVRRVRDMQWHKRGCFTAPSPAPAPPPAPTPAPNPTPPPTVGTS, from the exons ATGTCAGAGCAGCAGGGTGCACCGGAGCAGCTAGCAGCTGGGAAGAGCCAAGGAGGGGCAGGAGCCACCTATAAG GTGGTGTTGTTTGAGTTCGAGAATTTCCGTGGGAAGAAGGTGGAGCTGTCTGCAGAGTGTAAGGATGTGATTGAGAAGGAATGTGAGAAGGTGGGATCTGTCATTGTGGAATCTGGACC CTGGGTAGCGTTTGAGTGCCAGGCATTTGGCGGGGAGCAGTTTGTCCTGGAGAAGGGCGAGTATCCTCGTTGGAGCACCTGGACCAACAGCCAGACTAACAACTACCTGCTGTCCTTCAGGCCACTCCaagtg GACAGTGCAGATCACAAGCTCCACCTGTTTGACAAACCAGGTTACGCAGGGAGGAAGATGGAGATTGTGGACGACGACATCCCCAGCCTGTGGGTCCATGGCTTCCAGGACTGTGTGGCCAGTGTAAAGGCTCTGAATGGAAC GTGGGTGGGCTACATGTTCCCAGGCTACAGGGGTCGCCAGTATGTCTTTGAGCTTGGAGACTACAAGCACTGGAACGACTGGGGAGCCACGGCGCCTCAGATCCAGTCCGTCCGACGCGTGCGTGACATGCAGTGGCACAAAAGGGGCTGCTTCACCGCCCCTTCCCCGGCCCCTGCCCCGCCCCCTGCCCCCACTCCTGCACCCAACCCCACACCCCCACCCACCGTTGGCACCAGCTGA